Proteins encoded together in one Vogesella indigofera window:
- a CDS encoding DUF1993 domain-containing protein, which translates to MSLSMYQAAIPPLLRALNNLSAILDKTLLNAESRHFDAAVLLQARLAPDMFPFIRQVQIVTDTAKGCGARLAGVEVPSYPDTETSFAELQQRIAKTVLFLQGLPAAQFDGSDERDIVLKFPHQTMTFRGQDYLQYFVLPNFYFHLTTAYDILRHNGVPLGKADYLGADG; encoded by the coding sequence ATGTCTTTATCCATGTATCAGGCCGCGATACCGCCGCTGTTGCGCGCGCTGAATAATCTGTCCGCCATTCTCGACAAGACGCTGCTGAATGCAGAGAGCCGTCATTTCGATGCCGCCGTATTGCTGCAGGCGCGGCTGGCGCCGGACATGTTTCCGTTTATCCGTCAGGTGCAGATTGTCACTGACACTGCCAAGGGCTGCGGCGCGCGGCTGGCCGGGGTGGAGGTCCCCAGTTATCCGGATACCGAAACCAGCTTTGCCGAGCTGCAGCAGCGTATCGCCAAGACCGTGCTGTTTCTGCAGGGCTTGCCAGCGGCGCAGTTCGATGGCAGTGACGAGCGCGACATCGTGCTGAAATTTCCGCACCAGACCATGACCTTCCGCGGCCAGGACTACCTGCAGTATTTCGTACTGCCCAATTTCTACTTCCACCTCACCACCGCCTACGACATCCTGCGCCACAACGGTGTGCCGCTGGGCAAGGCGGACTACCTCGGTGCTGACGGTTAG
- a CDS encoding thiamine pyrophosphate-binding protein, whose translation MNSKLAGHLLVECLVAQGVDIAFGVPGESYLAVLDGFYRSREQIRFVACRNEGGAAFMAEAHGKLTRHPGVCLVTRGPGATNASIGVHTAFQDSTPMVLLVGDVGSDCRDREAFQEMDYSVYFGPSTKGMAKRVERIDDANRIPEYISRAFATAMNGRPGPVVLVLPEDMLVQPVADSLQALPRVEAVTPHPDPAGIAALQRLLQQAERPLLIAGGSGWDAEGAAALQVFAERWQLPVGNAFRFQDSFDNHHPLYAGDVGIGINPPLAANIRNSDLIIAIGARLGEMTTGGYTLLQAPRSQQQLVHILSQGDELDRVYQADVAIQSGVNAAAQALAALPVPAATPRWQAWSQQLNADYRANLVPQRLAGLSDGISGDIDLPRVIASLQRQLPADAVITNGAGNFASWIHRYFQYHGVVKGHKTQLAPTNGAMGYGVPAGIAANLATGRTAFTIAGDGDFLMNGQELATALQHGGKSIILLLNNGVYGTIRMHQEREYPNRISGTQLGNPDFCQLASAYGYAAERIASNDEFDAALERALARESGTLLEIRLPPDIISTRATLSTITQAALARD comes from the coding sequence ATGAACAGCAAGTTGGCAGGGCATCTGCTGGTGGAGTGCCTGGTGGCACAGGGTGTGGACATCGCCTTTGGCGTGCCGGGGGAAAGCTACCTGGCGGTGCTGGATGGCTTCTATCGTAGCCGCGAGCAGATCCGCTTCGTGGCCTGCCGCAACGAAGGCGGCGCCGCCTTCATGGCCGAGGCGCACGGCAAGCTCACGCGCCACCCCGGTGTGTGCCTGGTAACACGCGGCCCCGGCGCCACCAACGCCAGCATCGGCGTGCACACCGCGTTCCAGGATTCCACCCCCATGGTGCTGCTGGTGGGTGACGTGGGCAGCGATTGCCGCGACCGCGAAGCGTTCCAGGAAATGGACTACAGCGTGTACTTCGGCCCGTCCACCAAGGGCATGGCCAAGCGCGTGGAGCGCATCGACGACGCCAACCGCATCCCGGAATACATCAGCCGCGCCTTCGCCACCGCCATGAACGGCCGTCCCGGCCCGGTGGTGCTGGTGTTGCCGGAAGACATGCTGGTGCAGCCGGTGGCCGACAGCCTGCAGGCGCTGCCGCGGGTGGAGGCGGTAACACCACATCCGGACCCGGCCGGCATCGCCGCGCTGCAACGCCTGCTGCAGCAGGCCGAACGCCCGCTGCTGATCGCCGGTGGCAGTGGCTGGGATGCCGAAGGCGCCGCCGCGCTGCAAGTCTTTGCCGAACGCTGGCAGCTGCCGGTGGGCAATGCCTTCCGCTTCCAGGACAGCTTTGACAACCATCACCCGCTGTATGCCGGCGACGTCGGCATCGGCATCAACCCGCCGCTGGCGGCCAACATCCGCAACAGCGACCTGATCATCGCCATCGGCGCTCGCCTCGGCGAGATGACCACCGGCGGCTACACCCTGCTGCAGGCGCCGCGCAGCCAGCAGCAGCTGGTGCACATCCTGTCGCAGGGCGACGAACTGGACCGCGTGTACCAGGCCGACGTGGCGATCCAGTCCGGTGTCAACGCCGCCGCACAGGCGCTGGCCGCCTTGCCGGTGCCGGCCGCCACGCCGCGCTGGCAGGCCTGGAGCCAGCAGCTGAACGCCGACTACCGCGCCAACCTGGTGCCGCAGCGCCTGGCCGGGCTGAGCGACGGCATCAGCGGCGACATCGACCTGCCGCGCGTGATCGCCAGCCTGCAGCGCCAGCTGCCGGCCGATGCGGTAATCACCAACGGCGCCGGCAACTTCGCCAGCTGGATTCACCGCTACTTCCAGTACCACGGCGTGGTGAAAGGCCACAAAACCCAGCTGGCGCCCACCAACGGCGCCATGGGTTACGGCGTGCCGGCCGGCATTGCGGCCAACCTCGCCACCGGCCGCACCGCCTTCACCATCGCCGGTGACGGTGACTTCCTGATGAACGGCCAGGAACTGGCCACCGCGCTGCAGCACGGCGGCAAATCCATCATCCTGCTGCTCAACAACGGCGTGTACGGCACCATCCGCATGCACCAGGAGCGCGAGTACCCTAATCGCATCAGCGGCACCCAGCTGGGCAACCCGGACTTCTGCCAGCTGGCAAGCGCCTACGGCTACGCCGCCGAGCGCATCGCCAGCAACGACGAGTTCGACGCGGCGCTGGAACGAGCACTGGCGCGCGAGAGCGGCACGCTGCTGGAAATCCGCCTGCCGCCGGACATCATCAGCACCCGCGCCACGCTGTCCACCATCACCCAGGCGGCGCTGGCGCGCGATTGA